GCGCGCAGCGGCATAATTATCCGCGTTCAACTCGGCCTTGGACCCAAACGCAGTTTGCCAGAAGGCATATCCGCCATTGGCACGCGCTTTGACGCCGTAGAGATGTTCGTCATTCATGAAAACATGTTCTGACGTGTTGGCATCCGTAAGGGCACTGAATTCCGGTTCCTGACGCATTTGCAGGATCAGCGGTTTCAAGGCCTGATTGGTATCAAGCAGGTACCAAGGGGATAGGGCACCGTCCTGCATATTTGAAACGGTGGTTGCATTGCCGTTTTCCTTCGAACCAACCGGATGGTCGGTATCGAAGAAATTCTGGCCATCAAAACAGAGGGTGCTAAAGCCGTTGGCGAGCAGCGGCCAGACCAGACGGTCTTTCCATTGAGCGGCAGCAATGCCCATAGCCTTGAAGCGCGGAGCATAGAGGCCGTATTTATCGTCACTGATATCGTCGACCGCTACGCCAACCGTGCTTTCAAACTTCTTGTTGGCCAGGCG
This genomic window from uncultured Cohaesibacter sp. contains:
- a CDS encoding Mu-like prophage major head subunit gpT family protein produces the protein MEINGVNLGDLGTAFSTAFQGGFKGVTTSFDKVAEVVPSTGSENTYAWLKDWPALREWVGERYIKQLEGDSYRLANKKFESTVGVAVDDISDDKYGLYAPRFKAMGIAAAQWKDRLVWPLLANGFSTLCFDGQNFFDTDHPVGSKENGNATTVSNMQDGALSPWYLLDTNQALKPLILQMRQEPEFSALTDANTSEHVFMNDEHLYGVKARANGGYAFWQTAFGSKAELNADNYAAARKAMQDLENDEGDPLGILPNLLVVGSSNEAQARALINKETLANGEDNIWYHSADILVSPWLK